From Arcticibacter tournemirensis, one genomic window encodes:
- a CDS encoding MFS transporter, whose product MLRQHHPIYNWSFGLLCLSSLLFSASFNMLIPELPAYLSAMGGAEYKGLIIALFTVTAGISRPFSGKLTDTIGRVPVMAVGSIVCFVCGFLYPVLTTVSGFLFLRLLHGFSTGFKPTATAAYVADIIPVSRWGEAIGIHGLCFSTGMAIGPAIGSAITAYYSINVLFYCSSLFALMSIVILMNMKETVKIKHKFSFSLLKISPNEIIEGRVLPAALVTFLSYMGYGVLLTLVPDWADHLGIANKGLFFMTFTISSLLIRFVAGKVSDQYGRVKVIIVALFILGVAFILIGYATSVGMLLVASVVYGIATGVLSPATNAWTADLSHPDRRGKAMATMYIALEAGIGLGALFAGWIYQDVISNIPLNFYLSAGVTFIALFYVLVKRKKLMKKDRQ is encoded by the coding sequence ATGTTGCGACAACATCACCCTATATACAATTGGTCGTTCGGCCTTCTTTGCCTCAGTTCTCTGCTTTTCTCGGCCAGCTTTAACATGCTCATCCCTGAACTTCCGGCTTACCTAAGCGCCATGGGAGGAGCGGAATATAAAGGTCTAATTATCGCATTGTTCACTGTAACGGCTGGCATATCACGACCCTTCAGCGGAAAGCTAACCGATACTATAGGACGTGTACCGGTAATGGCGGTTGGATCAATAGTATGTTTTGTTTGTGGGTTCCTTTATCCTGTGTTAACCACCGTTTCTGGTTTTCTTTTTCTGCGCTTACTGCATGGGTTTTCGACCGGATTTAAACCTACCGCAACAGCTGCATATGTCGCGGATATTATTCCTGTAAGTCGTTGGGGAGAAGCAATCGGAATCCATGGATTGTGTTTTAGTACAGGAATGGCTATAGGGCCGGCTATAGGAAGCGCTATTACAGCATATTATTCCATAAATGTATTGTTTTATTGCTCCTCGCTTTTTGCTCTCATGTCTATCGTTATTCTCATGAACATGAAAGAGACGGTGAAGATTAAGCATAAGTTTAGCTTTTCACTTCTAAAGATCTCTCCAAATGAGATCATTGAGGGCCGAGTACTTCCCGCTGCCCTGGTAACATTCCTCTCGTATATGGGTTATGGCGTCTTGCTCACGCTGGTGCCAGACTGGGCTGATCACCTCGGGATAGCGAACAAAGGCTTGTTCTTCATGACCTTTACGATATCTTCTTTGCTTATCCGCTTTGTGGCAGGAAAAGTGTCAGATCAGTATGGACGCGTCAAGGTAATTATAGTGGCTTTATTTATTCTTGGAGTGGCTTTCATCCTGATAGGGTATGCAACCTCCGTCGGCATGTTGCTTGTAGCTTCTGTAGTTTATGGCATTGCTACCGGTGTATTGTCGCCGGCAACCAATGCCTGGACCGCCGACCTGAGTCATCCCGATCGCCGCGGAAAAGCAATGGCAACGATGTATATCGCACTTGAGGCCGGTATTGGCCTCGGAGCGTTATTCGCAGGCTGGATCTATCAGGATGTTATCAGTAACATTCCCTTAAACTTCTACCTTTCAGCTGGGGTTACATTTATAGCGCTGTTTTATGTATTAGTAAAGAGGAAAAAGCTGATGAAGAAGGACAGACAATAG
- the queG gene encoding tRNA epoxyqueuosine(34) reductase QueG — translation MFTNATKYSKLIKDEALKLGFMFCGISKATYLEEEAPRLEAWLSQGKHGKMAYMENHFDKRLDPRKLVEGAKSVISLGLNYYTDAQPIDTMAPKISKYAYGKDYHDVIKEKLKELFKIMSDNIGDIGGRAFVDSAPVLDRAWAKRSGLGWIGKNSNLINKHSGSFFFLAELIVDLELEYDMPLAKDHCGTCTRCIDACPTEAIVAPQVVDGSRCISYLTIELKEELPIEFKDKMDNWMFGCDICQDVCPWNRFSTLHNEAAFTPHPSLLDMNRTEWEEITEDIFQQLFKGSPVKRTKFTGLKRNIDFLRTLENVPSFTEGD, via the coding sequence ATGTTTACCAATGCAACGAAATACAGCAAACTCATTAAGGATGAAGCTTTAAAGCTTGGATTTATGTTCTGTGGTATTTCAAAAGCTACCTATCTTGAAGAGGAGGCTCCACGACTCGAGGCATGGCTTAGTCAGGGCAAGCATGGTAAAATGGCATACATGGAAAACCACTTCGATAAGCGACTCGATCCACGTAAGCTGGTAGAAGGTGCAAAGTCGGTAATTTCGTTGGGACTTAATTATTATACCGATGCCCAACCAATCGACACCATGGCCCCGAAAATTTCTAAATATGCTTATGGCAAGGATTATCACGATGTTATTAAAGAAAAGCTGAAAGAACTGTTTAAGATAATGTCTGATAATATAGGCGATATAGGAGGACGCGCATTTGTAGACTCTGCACCGGTTCTTGACAGGGCGTGGGCCAAAAGGTCCGGACTGGGGTGGATTGGCAAAAACTCAAACCTCATCAACAAGCATAGCGGATCATTCTTCTTTCTGGCAGAATTAATTGTAGACCTGGAACTGGAATATGATATGCCCCTCGCCAAAGACCACTGTGGCACCTGTACCCGGTGTATTGATGCCTGCCCTACCGAAGCTATTGTAGCTCCACAAGTTGTTGATGGTAGCCGATGCATCTCCTATCTCACCATTGAGCTGAAAGAAGAGCTGCCAATTGAATTTAAAGATAAGATGGATAACTGGATGTTTGGATGCGATATCTGCCAGGACGTTTGTCCATGGAATCGTTTCTCTACCCTGCATAATGAAGCTGCGTTTACACCGCATCCATCCTTGCTTGACATGAATAGAACCGAATGGGAGGAGATCACAGAAGATATATTTCAACAGCTATTTAAAGGATCGCCTGTCAAACGAACGAAATTTACCGGACTAAAGAGAAATATCGATTTTCTGAGAACTCTCGAAAATGTCCCCTCCTTTACAGAAGGGGACTAA
- a CDS encoding 3'-5' exonuclease: MNLNLTRPIAFFDLETTGTIIGLDRIVEIAILKVSPDGSKEMKSSRINPQMSIPYETSMIHGIFDEDVKDAPSFKQVAADFAEFLADCDLAGYNSNKFDIPMLMEEFLRAGVEFDLESRRFVDVQNIFHQMEQRTLKAAYQFYCGKKIENAHSAEADTLATYEVLLAQLDKYKDKEWEDKKGNISVPVKNDIDALHTFTNLSRPVDFAGRIVFNEDGIEVFNFGKHKGKCVEDVFHAEPSYYSWMQQGDFPLYTKRCLEKIWIRWNEKKVIIKQQTEKTVVIDRPDAKAPQPEAAPRPQFQKRDFKPNNPRPEYKKEKAEPITTDMLELLKQKFGK; the protein is encoded by the coding sequence ATGAATCTTAATCTTACACGTCCGATTGCTTTTTTCGATCTCGAAACCACGGGTACCATTATTGGATTAGACAGAATTGTTGAGATAGCAATACTTAAGGTATCGCCCGACGGTTCAAAGGAAATGAAAAGCTCGCGAATCAATCCGCAGATGTCTATCCCTTACGAAACGTCAATGATACATGGTATCTTTGATGAAGACGTAAAGGATGCACCTTCATTTAAGCAGGTTGCTGCAGACTTTGCAGAGTTTCTGGCCGACTGCGATCTTGCCGGCTACAACTCAAACAAGTTTGACATCCCTATGCTGATGGAGGAATTTCTTCGTGCGGGGGTAGAGTTCGATCTCGAAAGCAGGCGTTTTGTGGATGTTCAGAATATCTTTCACCAGATGGAACAGCGTACGCTGAAAGCAGCCTACCAATTTTATTGCGGCAAAAAGATAGAAAATGCTCATTCGGCCGAAGCTGATACACTCGCAACCTATGAAGTATTACTAGCGCAGCTGGATAAATATAAAGACAAGGAATGGGAAGATAAAAAAGGAAACATTTCTGTTCCTGTTAAGAACGACATTGACGCACTGCACACTTTTACGAATTTGAGCAGGCCGGTTGACTTTGCCGGCAGGATTGTGTTCAATGAAGACGGTATAGAAGTGTTTAATTTTGGTAAACATAAAGGTAAATGCGTTGAAGATGTTTTTCATGCAGAACCAAGTTATTATTCGTGGATGCAGCAGGGAGATTTTCCCCTTTATACCAAACGATGCCTTGAAAAAATCTGGATACGTTGGAACGAAAAGAAGGTGATTATTAAACAGCAAACTGAGAAAACGGTTGTGATAGACAGGCCCGATGCGAAGGCGCCGCAACCAGAAGCTGCACCAAGACCTCAGTTTCAAAAGAGAGATTTTAAACCTAACAATCCCAGACCCGAATATAAGAAAGAAAAAGCAGAGCCTATTACAACTGATATGCTTGAGCTTTTAAAACAGAAGTTCGGTAAATAA
- a CDS encoding DUF3857 domain-containing protein gives MNKFLLIMVAVISTTYAVAQPEEFPFAKPTPAEFDLKKYDRDTTANAVVLREYGTAYISTNVDLRLVFEYHVRIKIFNEKGFNAGDVKIRLHKNDNNTFETVGDIEAITFYPDDQDLIRKSVLDPKQIFKENSNKYTDVTKFAMPNLRSGCIIEYKYRLESPFIHHFRSWEFQAEIPKIYSEYFVRIPAVFNYNISLRGPYKLTKNTGRVEKDCYSGGGFKSDCSAMTYVMENVPAFVEEDNMTSPANFLSAMYFELSDYVDPRGITHKLTKEWSSIDQEMKSYESFGGQLKKRDYFKDKLAQVTGGITDPLAKAKAIYNHMHTWFKWNNFYGIYSDNGIKKAYESHTGNVADINLSLTAFMLAAGLDAEAVMLSTRRNGLINKLFPGTSDFDYVVSKVNIAGQSYLLDATEPLLPWGLLPMRCINDQGRVMSLKKPSYWIDLKASQKDQKTYTLALTLQEDGKLTGKITFISSGYAAYKKRNSIKANNSLEEYVEKLEERWPKMKIHKFNIVNVDSLEKPVYEEYEVETNAFDNLNKEKLFFNPFILDRISENPFKLAERSYPVDLGAASETRVNMQLTFPAKFEVASKPETVGLALPNKGGKFVMQVSDEGNVLSLYQFTQLDKSVYDASEYPYLKELFNKIVLSQKADIVLKKKI, from the coding sequence ATGAACAAGTTTTTACTTATCATGGTAGCAGTAATAAGCACCACTTATGCTGTTGCCCAACCTGAAGAATTTCCTTTTGCCAAACCTACCCCAGCCGAGTTTGACTTAAAGAAGTATGATCGTGATACCACTGCAAATGCAGTAGTTTTGAGAGAATACGGTACAGCCTACATCAGTACAAATGTGGATCTGCGCCTTGTTTTTGAATACCATGTCCGCATTAAAATATTTAATGAAAAGGGGTTTAATGCAGGAGATGTAAAGATCCGGCTTCACAAAAATGACAATAACACATTTGAGACTGTCGGTGATATAGAAGCGATTACGTTTTACCCAGACGACCAGGACCTGATCAGGAAGAGCGTTCTGGATCCGAAACAAATATTTAAGGAAAACAGTAATAAATATACTGATGTTACAAAATTTGCCATGCCTAACCTTCGTTCCGGCTGTATTATTGAGTATAAGTACCGCTTAGAATCTCCCTTTATTCACCACTTTCGCAGTTGGGAATTTCAGGCGGAAATCCCTAAGATCTACAGCGAGTATTTCGTCCGTATCCCCGCGGTATTTAATTACAATATCTCTCTCCGTGGCCCCTATAAACTCACTAAAAACACGGGGAGAGTCGAAAAAGATTGTTATAGCGGAGGCGGCTTTAAGTCAGACTGTTCTGCTATGACTTATGTGATGGAGAATGTGCCCGCCTTTGTCGAGGAAGATAATATGACTTCCCCCGCGAATTTCCTGTCGGCTATGTATTTCGAGCTTTCTGATTATGTAGACCCTCGCGGCATTACGCACAAGTTGACTAAAGAATGGAGCAGCATTGACCAGGAAATGAAATCATACGAGTCTTTTGGAGGACAGCTAAAGAAGAGAGATTATTTCAAGGATAAATTAGCCCAGGTTACTGGCGGAATAACCGACCCTTTAGCCAAAGCAAAGGCGATATACAACCATATGCATACATGGTTCAAATGGAACAATTTTTATGGCATCTATAGCGATAACGGAATAAAAAAGGCCTACGAAAGCCATACAGGCAATGTTGCAGATATTAACCTTTCGCTTACTGCATTCATGTTAGCTGCCGGTTTGGATGCCGAAGCCGTTATGCTTTCTACACGAAGAAACGGGCTTATAAACAAGCTGTTTCCGGGAACAAGCGACTTTGACTACGTGGTTTCAAAAGTGAATATAGCGGGCCAGTCGTACCTTCTGGATGCGACGGAACCTCTTCTACCATGGGGACTGCTTCCCATGCGTTGCATCAACGATCAGGGCCGTGTAATGAGCCTTAAAAAACCATCTTACTGGATCGATCTGAAGGCCTCACAAAAGGACCAGAAAACATATACACTTGCACTAACCCTGCAGGAGGACGGAAAGCTAACCGGAAAGATCACCTTTATATCTTCGGGATATGCGGCATATAAGAAAAGGAATTCTATCAAAGCAAATAACTCCTTAGAAGAGTATGTAGAAAAGCTGGAAGAGCGATGGCCCAAAATGAAGATCCATAAATTCAATATCGTAAACGTCGACTCGCTGGAAAAACCAGTTTACGAAGAATACGAAGTGGAAACGAATGCATTCGATAACCTCAACAAAGAGAAATTATTTTTCAATCCCTTCATATTAGATCGCATTTCAGAAAATCCCTTTAAGCTGGCTGAACGAAGCTACCCCGTTGACTTAGGTGCAGCGTCGGAAACCAGAGTAAATATGCAGCTAACCTTCCCTGCTAAGTTTGAGGTCGCAAGTAAGCCGGAGACCGTCGGACTGGCGTTGCCAAATAAGGGTGGTAAGTTTGTAATGCAGGTTAGCGACGAGGGGAATGTGCTTAGTTTGTATCAGTTCACCCAACTCGACAAATCGGTTTATGACGCCAGTGAATATCCTTATTTAAAGGAATTATTTAATAAAATAGTGCTATCTCAAAAGGCCGACATTGTGTTAAAGAAAAAGATATGA
- a CDS encoding DUF3857 domain-containing protein: MIRFVIAFLALFICNATMGQENYAVSAIPKALLTRASAVIRNDELTIQVNGLDDVTRHRKTAVTILNSAGDDESQIVLFYDKNNQIKSLKGIIYNEFGLPAGKFGEKDFKDMSAVSDGTLYQDDRVKVFEPAQTTYPYTVVYEYEIKSKQSLFFPRWKPVTSTGVSIEKSSLRFICPPDFTLRHQEINYPGKPDESTGKDTRIFTWQVKDVQAIRSEPFSPDPERFMTSVKLAPESFAYRGLKGRFSNWTEYGKWMYENLLREREALPETTKLFINELVKDIPDPKAKAKKIYTYMQDKTRYISVQIGIGGFQPYPAADVDRLSYGDCKGLVNYTRALLKAVNIESYYCIVNSGSFKKDVSTDFASINDGDHIILCLPFKNDTTWLECTNKRIPFGFLGDFTDDRLVLACTPDGGKLLRTPKFTYSDNRQTRKASFSLEENGNLKGSITTRFEGTQYDNHDILEEEPFKEQVKHLAKLYSIPNFDIHSLEFKKEKDVKPVTIENINFSSREYASLSNGRMYLSMNVLNKEDHTIPDIRNRTNLVYINRGFLDEDEYIFEIPAKLKAEHIPGNTVIEKPFGKYSAVISIKGNVITYHRTLQFNEGTYPKEQYSDLAKFYQDIVEADNSRLVLKL; encoded by the coding sequence ATGATCCGATTTGTAATCGCTTTCCTTGCCTTATTTATCTGTAATGCAACTATGGGACAGGAAAACTACGCCGTTTCGGCTATTCCGAAAGCCTTACTTACACGTGCCTCTGCGGTAATAAGAAACGACGAGCTGACGATACAGGTAAATGGACTTGATGACGTCACCCGCCATAGAAAAACAGCTGTGACGATTTTAAACAGCGCGGGCGATGATGAATCCCAGATTGTATTGTTTTACGATAAAAACAATCAAATAAAGTCTTTGAAAGGCATAATTTACAATGAGTTCGGGCTTCCTGCCGGCAAGTTCGGTGAAAAGGACTTTAAGGATATGAGTGCCGTCTCCGACGGCACTCTATACCAGGATGACCGGGTTAAAGTATTTGAGCCGGCACAGACGACCTATCCCTATACCGTTGTTTACGAGTATGAAATAAAGTCGAAACAAAGCCTGTTCTTTCCGCGATGGAAGCCGGTAACGTCAACCGGCGTGTCCATAGAGAAAAGCTCGCTCCGCTTTATTTGTCCTCCCGACTTTACCCTTCGGCATCAGGAGATCAATTACCCCGGCAAACCAGATGAAAGTACAGGCAAGGATACCAGGATCTTTACCTGGCAGGTAAAAGATGTTCAGGCTATCCGGTCTGAGCCTTTTAGCCCCGATCCTGAACGATTTATGACGTCTGTTAAACTCGCTCCTGAGAGCTTCGCCTATCGCGGCTTGAAAGGCCGTTTCAGCAACTGGACCGAATATGGAAAATGGATGTATGAAAATCTGCTGCGCGAAAGAGAAGCATTACCCGAAACCACAAAGTTATTTATAAATGAGCTAGTTAAAGATATTCCGGATCCGAAGGCAAAGGCAAAAAAGATCTATACTTACATGCAGGATAAGACAAGGTATATCAGCGTCCAAATTGGGATTGGCGGCTTCCAGCCCTATCCGGCAGCTGATGTAGATCGCTTAAGTTACGGCGATTGTAAAGGCCTTGTGAATTATACGAGAGCGCTCTTAAAAGCTGTAAATATTGAATCCTATTATTGCATAGTAAATTCCGGGTCTTTTAAAAAGGATGTATCAACCGACTTTGCCAGTATCAACGACGGCGATCATATTATTCTATGTCTGCCATTTAAAAATGACACAACGTGGCTCGAATGTACCAACAAACGTATTCCTTTTGGTTTTCTCGGTGATTTTACGGACGACAGACTTGTATTAGCCTGTACACCGGATGGGGGCAAATTGCTGCGTACACCGAAATTTACCTATTCGGATAACAGGCAAACCCGGAAAGCCAGCTTCTCCCTTGAAGAGAACGGCAATCTGAAAGGTAGTATTACTACGCGTTTTGAGGGCACTCAATACGACAATCATGATATTCTTGAAGAAGAGCCCTTTAAAGAACAGGTAAAGCACTTAGCTAAATTGTATTCCATTCCAAATTTTGACATTCATTCACTTGAGTTTAAAAAAGAAAAAGACGTTAAGCCGGTCACAATAGAAAATATAAATTTTTCATCGAGGGAGTACGCTTCTTTAAGTAACGGTCGTATGTATTTATCAATGAATGTGTTGAATAAAGAAGATCATACAATTCCGGACATTCGAAATCGAACAAACCTTGTTTATATTAACCGGGGGTTTCTGGATGAAGACGAGTACATATTCGAAATTCCAGCAAAGTTAAAGGCGGAACATATCCCAGGAAATACCGTTATAGAGAAACCTTTTGGGAAATACTCGGCTGTTATATCAATAAAGGGCAATGTTATAACCTATCATCGTACCTTGCAGTTTAATGAAGGAACATATCCAAAGGAGCAGTATAGCGACTTGGCAAAGTTTTATCAGGATATTGTCGAGGCTGATAACTCCAGGCTGGTACTAAAACTGTAA
- a CDS encoding C40 family peptidase produces the protein MVIFKRPAIFLFFIFCIVLSSCKTRKVITDASGLRGKNVSGTVKERYSVLLNIPENEITNEKLYKFIDSWMGVPHRAGGMDKGGIDCSGFTTILQKEIYNRTMPRTASGMADFVKRKYEEELKEGDLVFFDFSGKKFDHVGIYLHNNKFVHVSTSRGVIISDLKDPWYYKYFSRCGSVDDNKSVNYPERPR, from the coding sequence ATGGTAATTTTTAAACGGCCCGCGATCTTTCTTTTTTTTATATTCTGTATCGTTTTGTCTTCATGCAAAACCAGGAAGGTTATCACTGATGCGTCGGGACTTAGAGGAAAGAACGTTTCTGGGACTGTTAAAGAGCGTTATTCAGTTCTGCTTAACATACCCGAGAACGAAATTACTAATGAAAAACTATATAAGTTCATTGATTCGTGGATGGGCGTTCCTCACCGGGCCGGCGGGATGGACAAAGGAGGTATAGATTGTTCAGGCTTCACGACAATTCTTCAGAAGGAGATCTATAACCGGACCATGCCGCGGACTGCAAGTGGAATGGCTGATTTTGTAAAACGTAAATACGAGGAAGAACTAAAAGAAGGAGACCTTGTTTTTTTTGATTTCAGTGGTAAGAAATTTGATCACGTGGGAATATACCTCCATAACAATAAGTTTGTTCACGTATCTACCAGTCGCGGTGTAATTATCAGTGATTTAAAAGATCCCTGGTATTATAAGTACTTTTCACGTTGCGGTTCTGTCGATGACAACAAATCAGTCAATTATCCTGAAAGGCCGAGGTAG